A region from the Flavobacteriales bacterium genome encodes:
- a CDS encoding Hsp20/alpha crystallin family protein: MYKTNCAPVRHASPVDRLASELFGRDISHFFGSDDHFTRSARVNIVERKEDFQVQVLAPGFNKEDLKLNVEGDVLTITGEHKATEMAEGERFTRREFSAASFKRSFTLPKTVKSDAMSATYEAGVLTVSIPKAEEAKPQTRTIEIR; this comes from the coding sequence ATGTACAAGACCAATTGTGCGCCGGTGCGCCATGCCTCACCGGTGGACCGCCTGGCCAGCGAACTCTTCGGCCGCGACATCAGCCACTTCTTCGGAAGCGACGACCATTTCACCCGCAGTGCCCGCGTCAACATCGTGGAGCGCAAGGAAGACTTCCAAGTGCAGGTGCTCGCACCGGGCTTCAACAAGGAAGACCTGAAGCTGAACGTGGAAGGCGATGTGCTCACCATCACCGGCGAACACAAAGCCACCGAAATGGCCGAGGGCGAGCGCTTCACGCGACGCGAGTTCAGCGCCGCCAGCTTCAAGCGCAGTTTCACCCTGCCCAAGACGGTGAAGTCCGACGCCATGAGCGCCACCTACGAAGCGGGTGTCCTCACAGTGAGCATCCCGAAAGCGGAGGAAGCCAAGCCGCAGACGCGCACCATCGAGATCCGCTGA
- a CDS encoding triose-phosphate isomerase codes for MIRPIVAGNWKMHKDRVEATGLIDGILAHDLAPDVTAIVSPAFPFLNDAVQRTQGTRLHVAAQNVHAAAQGAFTGEVSVGMLKSVGVQYCIVGHSERRQYFGETDAEVGKKMVALLAAGITPIYCCGERKEERLAERHFDVVGAQMKEALGGMTNDNLRRIVLAYEPVWAIGTGLTATAQQAQDMHAHIRSLLTGHGADVAATVPILYGGSCKPDNAAELFACPDVNGGLIGGAALDAESFAELVRIAGSRVGK; via the coding sequence ATGATCAGACCCATCGTTGCCGGCAACTGGAAGATGCACAAGGACCGCGTGGAGGCCACTGGGCTCATCGACGGCATCCTCGCGCACGACCTGGCACCGGACGTCACGGCCATCGTGTCGCCGGCATTCCCGTTCCTGAACGATGCGGTGCAACGCACACAGGGCACGCGCTTGCATGTGGCCGCGCAGAACGTGCATGCTGCGGCACAAGGTGCGTTCACCGGCGAGGTGAGCGTGGGCATGCTGAAGAGCGTCGGCGTGCAGTATTGTATCGTCGGTCACAGCGAGCGTCGGCAGTACTTCGGTGAAACGGATGCGGAAGTGGGGAAGAAGATGGTGGCGCTGCTCGCGGCCGGTATCACGCCCATCTATTGCTGCGGAGAACGCAAAGAAGAGCGTCTGGCCGAACGGCATTTCGACGTGGTGGGTGCGCAGATGAAGGAAGCGCTCGGCGGCATGACCAACGACAACCTCCGCCGCATCGTCCTTGCCTACGAACCCGTGTGGGCCATCGGCACCGGGCTCACCGCCACCGCACAACAAGCGCAGGACATGCACGCGCACATCCGATCGCTGCTGACTGGTCACGGCGCCGACGTGGCCGCCACCGTGCCCATCCTCTACGGCGGCAGCTGCAAACCCGATAACGCGGCGGAGCTCTTCGCCTGCCCCGACGTGAACGGAGGCCTCATCGGCGGTGCCGCCCTCGACGCGGAGAGCTTCGCGGAATTGGTGAGGATAGCCGGAAGCCGTGTTGGTAAGTGA
- the prmA gene encoding 50S ribosomal protein L11 methyltransferase: MSHYTAASFRIAPLEPWRGIMTALLGEIGYDTFEDNADGLVAYIPTERFDAAAVDALFPLSQPDVIITWKHHGIEPRNWNAEWESSFSPIEIRHDASTGQRTGVRIRAEFHPSVPGFTHELVVTPRMAFGTGHHATTRMMVRAMLGLDFHAKTVCDLGCGTAVLAILAERLGAARVDAFDIDPGAVDNAREVVARNGCERVRVDNGTAAALKGLRYAAILANIERNTLLRDLPALREALGPGGILLLSGFVVADVPRMREALVEQGLQPVEELTEGEWALVGGRKP, encoded by the coding sequence ATGTCCCATTACACCGCCGCCTCTTTCCGCATCGCCCCGCTCGAACCTTGGCGCGGCATCATGACCGCGCTGCTCGGCGAGATCGGCTACGACACCTTCGAGGACAACGCGGACGGGCTGGTTGCCTACATCCCCACGGAACGTTTCGATGCAGCGGCCGTCGATGCGCTTTTCCCGTTGTCGCAGCCCGATGTGATCATCACATGGAAGCACCACGGCATTGAGCCCCGCAACTGGAATGCGGAGTGGGAGAGCAGCTTCAGTCCCATCGAGATCCGGCACGATGCCAGCACCGGTCAACGAACCGGGGTGCGGATCCGTGCCGAGTTCCATCCCAGCGTGCCGGGCTTCACGCACGAACTGGTCGTTACCCCGCGCATGGCCTTCGGCACCGGCCACCACGCCACCACGCGCATGATGGTGCGGGCCATGCTCGGGCTCGACTTCCACGCAAAGACCGTTTGCGACCTGGGCTGCGGCACCGCCGTGCTCGCCATCCTCGCCGAACGCCTCGGCGCAGCCCGCGTGGATGCCTTCGACATCGACCCCGGCGCGGTGGACAATGCCAGAGAGGTTGTGGCCCGTAACGGTTGTGAGCGCGTGCGTGTGGACAACGGCACTGCCGCCGCCCTGAAGGGCCTGAGGTACGCGGCTATTTTGGCCAACATTGAACGCAATACGCTTCTGCGCGACCTGCCCGCTTTGCGCGAAGCCCTTGGGCCGGGAGGCATCCTCCTGCTCAGTGGCTTTGTTGTTGCCGATGTGCCCCGCATGCGCGAGGCCCTGGTGGAACAAGGCTTGCAGCCCGTGGAAGAACTCACCGAAGGGGAATGGGCATTGGTAGGAGGGAGAAAACCCTAA